One Miscanthus floridulus cultivar M001 chromosome 11, ASM1932011v1, whole genome shotgun sequence DNA window includes the following coding sequences:
- the LOC136492173 gene encoding uncharacterized protein has protein sequence MAKPSLPRVVPPGAATDNMTAAATLLAAILVLMEEVASEKALEGSVAGTELGRPVASHTSEVVEIPSNDEADTVVEPPVSPRELAVVRSEAGPSGGSLEGDLEWPFPEDPLKLESARKQAQFAQHLVEVDLQLAVEVRAAEATTTRAEGQRAAERATAAEQGLKAARVHQEETEAGLRTSLTNTEAVLEDALAALELERATLESAQKALEAEQRARSEVDRKVLALWDQVMGMEDAKLGEKVKALERDLEMTKVNFSQNAKE, from the exons ATGGCGAAGCCTTCCCTCCCAAGGGTGGTGCCCCCCGGGGCAGCTACTGATAACATGACAGCGGCGGCGACGTTGTTGGCGGCGATCCTGGTGCTGATGGAAGAGGTTGCATCAGAG AAGGCGCTAGAGGGAAGCGTGGCCGGGACAGAGTTGGGACGCCCGGTGGCGTCCCATACaagcgaggtggtggagatcccatctaaCGATGAGGCAGATACCGTGGTGGAACCGCCGGTGTCgccgcgggagctggcggtggtccggtcagaggctgggccctctgGCGGTTCattggagggtgacctagagtggcccttcccTGAGGACCCGTTGAAG CTTGAGAGTGCCCggaagcaggctcagtttgcTCAGCACctggttgaggtcgacctgcagctcgcagtggag GTCCGGGCGGCCGAGGCTACCACGACGCGGGCGGAGGGGCAACGTGCGGCGGAGCGAGCGACTGCTGCTGAGCAAGGGCTCAAGGCGGCAAGGGTCCACCAGGAGGAGACTGAGGCAGGGCTGCGGACATCCCTGACAAACACCGAGGCGGTGCTTGAAGATGCCCTGGCAGCCCTTGAGCTAGAGCGGGCCACCCTGGAGTCAGCACAGAAGGCCCTAGAGGCGGAGCAGAGGGCCCGGTCGGAAGTGGATCGAAAGGTGCTCGCGCTCtgggaccaggtgatggggatggaggatgcGA agctgggtgaaaaggtgaaggcgctggagcgagacctggagaTGACCAAGGTGAACTTCAGCCAGAATGCCAAGGAGTag
- the LOC136492174 gene encoding lysine histidine transporter-like 8 has product MGHLLLYLSAGICTALVIACGGSMKSLFSIACGESCLARNLTTVEWYLVDSCAAALLSQLPNLNSIAGVSLVGATAAVAYCTMILVVSVAKGRVAGVSYDPVKATNDVDAALGILNDLGIIAFAFRGHNVVLEIQGTMPSTLKHPSHVPMWKGVKVAYAIIALCLYPIAIGGFWAYGNRIPSNGILSALYKFHSRDVSRLVLGTTTLLVIINCLTTYQIYAMPVYDNMEAGYVHKKNRPCPWWMRSGFRAFFCATNFLIAVALPFLSQLAGLLGGI; this is encoded by the exons ATGGGCCATCTGCTGCTGTACCTGTCGGCGGGGATCTGCACGGCGCTCGTCATCGCGTGTGGCGGCAGCATGAAGAGTCTGTTCAGCATCGCGTGCGGCGAGTCGTGCCTGGCGCGCAACCTCACCACCGTGGAGTGGTACCTCGTCGACAGCTGCGCGGCCGCGCTGCTGTCCCAGCTCCCCAACCTCAACTCCATCGCCGGCGTGTCTCTGGtgggcgccaccgccgccgtcgcctaCTGCACCATGATCTTGGTCGTGTCCGTGGCCAAGGGCAGGGTGGCCGGCGTGTCCTACGACCCCGTCAAGGCCACCAACGACGTGGACGCCGCACTTGGCATCCTCAATGACCTCGGGATCATTGCCTTCGCTTTCAGGGGCCACAATGTCGTTCTGGAGATTCAG GGCACGATGCCGTCGACTCTGAAACACCCTTCTCATGTGCCCATGTGGAAGGGCGTTAAGGTAGCATACGCCATCATCGCGCTCTGCCTGTACCCCATTGCCATCGGTGGCTTCTGGGCTTATGGCAACCGGATACCTTCCAATGGCATCCTGAGCGCCCTGTACAAGTTCCACAGCCGCGACGTGTCCAGGCTAGTGCTGGGGACAACCACGCTGCTGGTGATCATCAACTGCCTGACCACGTACCAGATCTACGCCATGCCGGTGTACGACAACATGGAGGCCGGGTACGTGCACAAGAAGAACCGGCCGTGCCCCTGGTGGATGCGCTCGGGCTTCCGCGCCTTCTTCTGCGCCACCAACTTCCTCATCGCCGTCGCGCTGCCGTTCCTGTCGCAGCTCGCCGGCCTCCTCGGGGGGATC